GATCGAATGCGCGGCGACCATCGCGTTGACCGTCAGAAGGTTCAGCGACGGCGGGCAGTCGATCAGGACATAGTCGAAATTGAACTCCGCCATGTCCGCCTGGCGCAGCGCGTCGTGCAGCAGGAAGCTGCGCTTTTCATTCGCCACCAGCTCGATGTCCGCCGAGGCCAGATCCACCGTCGCCGGGATCAGCGACAGGCCCTGGGTCTCGGTCTTCAGGATCATGTCCGAGAGCGGCGCGTCTTCGAGCAGCAATTCGTAGGCGGTGTATTCCCGCGCTTCCGGCTCGATTCCGAGCCCTGTCGACGAGTTGCCCTGCGGATCGAGATCGACGATCAGCACCTTCATCCCGCGCTCCGCAAGCGCCGCGCCGAGGTTGATCGTCGTCGTGGTCTTCCCCACCCCGCCCTTCTGGTTGGCAATGGCAACGATCTTGGCCGCGCCGGGCCGGGGGGTATCAGACATGAGTCAGCGCTCCGATTTGCAAGACAACCGCGTGGGGATCCGTCAGGCTTGTATGCCGTACCAGCTCAAACTGCCACATCTTGCGTGCCTCCGCGATTTCTTTTTCGGCCTGCGCGCCTTTCGGGAAGAGCGCCGTGCCATTCTCGCACAGGTGCCGGTCCGCGAACCCCAGCAGCTTGTCGAGCGAGGCCAGCGCCCGGGCGCTCAGCAGATCCGCGCCAAGCGGCGGGATTTCCTCGATCCGCCGCGCCTCGACCGTCGCGGGCACGCCGGTCTCCCGAAGCACCGTCCGCAAGAAGGCGCATTTTCGCTGGTCGCTTTCCACCAGCGTGACGGCCATCTCGGGCGCAAATTCATCGCGCAGGATGGCAACCACGAGCCCGGGAAATCCGCCGCCGCTGCCCAGATCCGCCCAATGCTGGGGATATCCCTGTGGAATTCCCCAGATCTGCGCGGAATCCACGATGTGGCGCGTCCACGCCTCGGCCAAAGTGGTCGGCGAAACGAGGTTGATCCGCGGATTCCACTTCTTCAAGAGGTCCGTGTAGTGCTCGAGGCGGTCCCATGTTTCACGTGAAACACTGAGCCCGCCTCCAAGGTCCATCGCGCTCATGCGCTGCGCGCCCGCTCGTTCCG
The Salipiger sp. H15 DNA segment above includes these coding regions:
- a CDS encoding AAA family ATPase, whose product is MSDTPRPGAAKIVAIANQKGGVGKTTTTINLGAALAERGMKVLIVDLDPQGNSSTGLGIEPEAREYTAYELLLEDAPLSDMILKTETQGLSLIPATVDLASADIELVANEKRSFLLHDALRQADMAEFNFDYVLIDCPPSLNLLTVNAMVAAHSILVPLQSEFFALEGLSQLMLTIREVRQSANPDLRIEGVVLTMFDARNNLSRMVEEDARANLGDLVFNTVIPRNVRVSEAPSYACPVLTYDPTSKGAVAYRALAEELLRNNAQMAA
- the rsmG gene encoding 16S rRNA (guanine(527)-N(7))-methyltransferase RsmG, with translation MSAMDLGGGLSVSRETWDRLEHYTDLLKKWNPRINLVSPTTLAEAWTRHIVDSAQIWGIPQGYPQHWADLGSGGGFPGLVVAILRDEFAPEMAVTLVESDQRKCAFLRTVLRETGVPATVEARRIEEIPPLGADLLSARALASLDKLLGFADRHLCENGTALFPKGAQAEKEIAEARKMWQFELVRHTSLTDPHAVVLQIGALTHV